A single region of the Panicum virgatum strain AP13 unplaced genomic scaffold, P.virgatum_v5 scaffold_199, whole genome shotgun sequence genome encodes:
- the LOC120693906 gene encoding uncharacterized protein LOC120693906: protein MGMCALNSKLKPMDLDLKEEFMVHLVFASLPKEFATFVVNYNSQPEKWNMEKAIAMCAQEEDRLKKQNGGSVNFVHNNKKRPFQAASSSKAKDKAPMPQKYQQQRQQQRTPAPDECFHCFDKGHRKADCPAYLKMIMAKNGIPFDKDYAKKRKTN from the exons atggggatgtgtgctttgaactccaagctcaaaccaatggacttggacctcaaagaagagtttatggtgcacctggtgttcgcctctctgccaaaagagtttgcaacgttcgttgtaaactataactcacagccagagaagtggaacatggaaaaggcaattgcaatgtgtgcacaagaggaagatagactcaagaaacagaatggtgggtctgtcaattttgtgcataataacaagaaaaggcctttccaagctgcttcttcatctaaagctaaagacaaagcccctatgccacagaagtatcagcaacagcgtcagcaacagcgcactccagctccagatgagtgcttccactgttttgacaaggggcatcgcaaagcagattgtcccgcttatttaaagatgataatggcaaagaatg ggattccgttcgacaaggactacgctaagaagcgaaagacaaattaa